The following proteins are co-located in the Noviherbaspirillum sp. UKPF54 genome:
- a CDS encoding threonine dehydratase: MGLPTKSELEAAAQVVYRAMPPTPQYSWPLLNEALGTETWIKHENHTPTGAFKVRGGLVYLDALARRSPHIRGVVSATRGNHGQSVGFAARRHGLQATIVVPHGNSKEKNAAMRALGVELVEHGTEFQESREHAARLAEEQRLHRIPSFHHDLVSGVASYWMELLTAQPDLDTVFVPIGQGSGICAAIAARNALGRATRIVGVVSAHALAYKLSFEQRRKLESPVSTVIADGMACRVPDDESLDIIMKYADNVVAVSDDEVAAAMRLYYTATHNVAEGAGAAALAAAMQMKDRLAGRRIGLPLCGGNVDHDQFARVLQGDAWNR; this comes from the coding sequence ATGGGACTTCCGACCAAAAGCGAACTGGAAGCGGCTGCGCAGGTGGTCTACCGCGCCATGCCGCCCACGCCGCAATACAGCTGGCCGCTGCTCAATGAGGCGCTCGGCACCGAGACCTGGATCAAGCACGAAAATCACACGCCGACCGGCGCCTTCAAGGTGCGCGGCGGGCTGGTGTACCTCGATGCGCTGGCAAGGCGCTCGCCGCACATACGTGGCGTGGTATCAGCCACGCGCGGCAACCATGGGCAATCGGTCGGCTTCGCTGCGCGCCGCCATGGCTTGCAGGCGACGATTGTCGTCCCGCATGGCAACAGCAAGGAAAAGAATGCAGCGATGCGCGCGCTCGGCGTGGAGCTGGTCGAGCATGGCACTGAATTCCAGGAAAGCCGTGAGCATGCGGCGCGCCTGGCCGAAGAGCAGCGGCTGCACCGGATTCCGTCGTTTCATCATGATCTGGTCAGCGGCGTGGCCAGCTACTGGATGGAGTTGTTGACCGCGCAGCCGGATCTCGACACGGTCTTCGTGCCGATCGGCCAGGGTTCCGGCATTTGTGCGGCGATTGCTGCCCGCAATGCGCTGGGGCGCGCCACCCGGATCGTGGGTGTCGTTTCGGCCCATGCACTCGCCTACAAGCTGTCGTTCGAGCAGCGCCGCAAGCTGGAGTCGCCGGTGTCCACCGTGATTGCCGATGGCATGGCCTGCCGCGTGCCGGACGACGAGTCGCTCGACATCATCATGAAATACGCGGACAACGTGGTCGCCGTCAGCGACGACGAGGTGGCGGCCGCCATGCGCCTGTATTACACCGCTACGCACAATGTAGCCGAGGGTGCGGGCGCGGCGGCGCTGGCGGCGGCGATGCAGATGAAAGACAGACTGGCCGGCCGCCGCATCGGATTGCCGCTATGCGGCGGCAATGTCGATCATGACCAGTTCGCACGCGTGTTGCAGGGGGATGCATGGAATCGCTGA
- a CDS encoding PLP-dependent aminotransferase family protein, with translation MTNTASSRKGAALALAAPQVLSRDSGESLVGQIVRSIEARIDDKLLRSGARMPSIREFADQQRVSRFTVVEAYDRLVAKGYLESRRGSGFYVRERAPMTAGGSANAVESASQQVDVVWLVRNMFRQYPAQQTPGSGLLPVEWLDGELVANGLRAISRQNQTLLLQYGNPQGWLPLRQQLQLKLAELEIGATPEQIVTTSGVTQALDLIARHFVAPGDTIFVDDPAWFLMFGSFAALGAKVVGIPRLPDGPDIAKLAELAALHKPKFYVINSVLHNPTSTSLSAAKAFQILKIAEQHDFTIVEDDIYCDLHPGSAVQPATRIAALDQLNRVIYLGGFSKTLAANLRVGFIAASPEMAVRLSDRKMLSTLTTSDIGERVVYKILSEGHYRKHVDRLRGKLDSVRDKTVKQMERVGVNVDIATPAGMFVWVDTGCDTNVLTEKAMQEGYLLAPGSLFSPSQLPSTRMRVNVANMGDAGLLRFLEKHIGKAG, from the coding sequence ATGACCAATACAGCTTCTTCCCGCAAGGGCGCCGCGCTCGCCCTCGCTGCGCCGCAAGTCCTGTCCCGCGACTCCGGCGAATCGCTGGTCGGCCAGATCGTGCGCTCGATCGAAGCGCGCATCGACGACAAGCTGCTGCGCAGCGGCGCGCGCATGCCTTCCATCCGCGAGTTCGCCGATCAGCAGCGCGTGTCGCGCTTTACCGTGGTGGAAGCATACGACCGGCTGGTCGCCAAGGGGTATCTGGAGTCGCGGCGCGGTTCGGGCTTCTATGTGCGCGAACGCGCCCCGATGACCGCCGGCGGCAGCGCGAACGCCGTGGAATCCGCTTCGCAGCAGGTGGATGTGGTCTGGCTGGTGCGTAACATGTTCCGCCAGTATCCGGCGCAGCAGACGCCCGGCTCCGGCCTGCTGCCCGTGGAATGGCTGGACGGCGAGCTGGTGGCGAACGGCTTGCGCGCAATCAGCCGGCAGAACCAGACGCTGCTGCTCCAGTACGGCAATCCGCAAGGCTGGCTGCCGCTGCGCCAGCAGCTGCAGCTGAAGCTGGCCGAGCTGGAGATCGGCGCCACGCCCGAGCAGATCGTGACCACGTCCGGCGTCACGCAGGCGCTCGACCTGATCGCGCGCCACTTCGTCGCGCCAGGCGACACCATCTTCGTCGACGATCCGGCATGGTTCCTGATGTTCGGCTCGTTCGCCGCGCTCGGCGCGAAAGTGGTCGGCATCCCGCGCCTGCCGGACGGCCCGGATATCGCGAAGCTGGCCGAACTGGCGGCACTGCACAAGCCGAAGTTCTATGTCATCAACTCGGTGCTGCACAATCCGACCTCGACCTCGCTGTCGGCGGCCAAGGCGTTCCAGATCCTCAAGATCGCGGAGCAGCACGACTTCACGATCGTGGAAGACGACATCTACTGCGACCTGCATCCCGGCAGCGCGGTGCAGCCGGCCACGCGCATCGCCGCGCTCGACCAGCTCAATCGCGTGATCTACCTCGGCGGCTTTTCCAAGACGCTGGCGGCCAACCTGCGCGTGGGCTTCATCGCCGCCTCTCCCGAGATGGCGGTCCGACTGTCGGACCGCAAGATGCTCAGCACGCTGACCACGTCCGACATCGGCGAACGGGTGGTCTACAAGATCCTGTCCGAAGGCCACTACCGCAAGCATGTCGACCGCCTGCGCGGCAAGCTCGACAGCGTGCGCGACAAGACCGTCAAGCAGATGGAACGCGTCGGCGTGAACGTCGACATCGCCACGCCGGCCGGCATGTTCGTGTGGGTCGATACCGGCTGCGATACCAATGTGCTGACCGAGAAGGCGATGCAGGAAGGCTACCTGCTGGCGCCGGGCAGCCTGTTCTCGCCGAGCCAGCTGCCGTCGACGCGCATGCGGGTGAATGTCGCGAACATGGGGGATGCGGGACTGTTGCGCTTTCTGGAGAAGCACATCGGCAAGGCTGGCTGA
- a CDS encoding efflux transporter outer membrane subunit yields the protein MKTMTHLSSLFASRRLACICLLSLLGGCALSPVYERPATPQPAAFKEAQGWVPAAPADALDRGPWWALFGDPVLDQLEAAVEVSNQNIAVAAASYAQARALVQQQRASLFPVVSLDGGATRSGGSGGTTASSTRTTSSRAGNTVQLSIGASWEPDVWGRLRGAVESAGASAQASAADLASAKLAAQGELAANYFSLRQADAQAVLLRDTIAGYERAAQIARNRYTVGVATKTDVLQAETQLANARADEVGLARQRAQLEHAIAVLVGKAPADFSLAPAPWAATVPQVPVGVPSALLQRRPDVAAAERRVAAANEQIGIARAAYFPSLGLDASYGSSGTRVADLFGAAGSLWSLGLSATQTLFNAGATGARVDQARAAHEQAVARYRQTVLTAFQDVEDQLAAAQVLERQQALRQQASQAADEAEALMLNRYRAGQVSFTDVVTAQVSALSARRALVQAQADRQTAAIALIQALGGGWHEQP from the coding sequence ATGAAAACCATGACGCATCTTTCATCCCTTTTTGCCTCACGCCGCCTGGCATGCATCTGCCTGCTGTCCCTGCTGGGCGGCTGCGCGCTGAGCCCCGTCTACGAACGCCCGGCCACCCCGCAGCCGGCAGCCTTCAAGGAAGCGCAAGGCTGGGTGCCGGCCGCGCCGGCGGATGCGCTTGATCGCGGCCCGTGGTGGGCGCTGTTCGGCGATCCGGTGCTGGATCAGCTGGAAGCCGCGGTCGAGGTGTCGAACCAGAACATTGCCGTTGCGGCCGCCTCCTATGCGCAGGCTCGCGCGCTGGTGCAGCAGCAGCGCGCGAGCCTGTTTCCGGTCGTGTCGCTCGATGGCGGTGCGACGCGTTCCGGCGGCAGCGGCGGCACGACCGCCAGCAGCACGCGCACCACTTCCAGCCGCGCCGGCAACACCGTGCAGCTGAGCATAGGCGCGAGCTGGGAACCGGACGTCTGGGGCCGGCTGCGCGGCGCGGTCGAGAGCGCCGGCGCCAGTGCGCAAGCCAGCGCCGCCGACCTTGCCTCGGCCAAGCTGGCGGCGCAGGGCGAGCTGGCGGCCAACTATTTTTCATTGCGGCAGGCCGATGCGCAGGCGGTGCTGTTGCGCGACACGATAGCCGGCTACGAGCGCGCGGCGCAGATCGCGCGCAACCGTTACACGGTCGGCGTCGCGACCAAGACCGACGTGCTGCAGGCAGAGACGCAGCTGGCCAATGCGCGCGCCGATGAAGTCGGACTGGCACGCCAGCGCGCGCAGCTGGAGCATGCGATCGCGGTCCTGGTGGGCAAGGCGCCGGCGGATTTCTCGCTGGCGCCGGCCCCATGGGCGGCGACGGTGCCGCAGGTGCCGGTGGGTGTGCCGTCGGCGCTGCTGCAGCGGCGTCCGGATGTCGCCGCTGCCGAGCGGCGCGTGGCCGCCGCCAACGAGCAGATCGGCATTGCGCGCGCAGCCTATTTCCCCAGCCTCGGCCTGGATGCGTCCTACGGCTCGTCGGGTACCCGCGTGGCCGACCTGTTCGGCGCCGCAGGCAGCCTGTGGTCGCTCGGCCTGTCGGCCACGCAGACGCTGTTCAATGCAGGCGCCACCGGCGCGCGCGTGGACCAGGCGCGCGCGGCGCACGAGCAGGCGGTGGCGCGCTACCGGCAGACGGTGCTGACGGCTTTCCAGGATGTCGAGGACCAGCTGGCCGCCGCGCAGGTGCTGGAGCGCCAGCAGGCGTTGCGGCAGCAGGCGTCGCAGGCGGCCGACGAGGCGGAAGCGCTGATGCTCAATCGCTACCGCGCGGGGCAGGTGAGCTTTACCGATGTCGTGACCGCGCAGGTGAGCGCGCTCAGCGCACGGCGCGCGCTGGTGCAGGCGCAGGCGGACCGGCAGACGGCTGCCATCGCATTGATCCAGGCGCTGGGCGGAGGATGGCATGAACAGCCGTAA
- a CDS encoding efflux RND transporter permease subunit: MNLSSPFVRRPVATVLLTIGLALAGIAAFFVLPVSPLPQVDFPAISVSANLPGASPETMATSVATPLERRLGIIAGVNEMTSSSGNGSTRINLQFDLNRKIDAAAREVQAAINAARADLPSTLRSNPTYRKINPSDAPVLILALTSQTRSPGQVYEEVANLVQQKLAQVQGVGDVELGGGSLPAVRVELLPFALSRNGISMEDVRAAIQAASADRPKGAVEGEGRRLQIYTRAVAGRGRPTAADYRGLVVAWRNGAAVRLQDVAQVIDSVEDTHTLGLFNGQPAVIVLITRQPGANVIETVDRVRALLPELQAQLPSDVRLQVASDRTNSIRASLKEIEVTLLIALALVVLVVSAFLRSARATVIPAVATVVSLLGTFGVMYLLGFSLNNLSLMALTVATGFVVDDAIVVLENTSRHIEAGMDRFRAALLGAREVGFTVLSISLSLVAVFIPLLFMGGQVGRLFREFAVTLSAAVLISMLISLTTTPMMCAWLLKPGADERGPGGGRISRFFERGFAWMHRTYERSLDWALHHHWLILLILVAVIGLNVYLFIAAPKGFFPQQDTGQLNGGLRADQSISFQAMQGKLRQLVNVIHRDLAVDTVVGFTGGARAGGGFVFVNLKPVSERKDSGQAVIARLRPQLARVTGVSLFLNPVQDVRMGGRQTTATYQYTLKSDNSADLRRWASRLADAMKRQPALTDVDTDQQDNGVETFVDVDRESAARLGIGMRDIDNALYNGFGQRQVATIYDELNQYHVIMEVAPEYTRSPQALADIYVPASGSGTAAAAATTGAVSNSTGNANGTAAGTAASTASTAGGTSQVINPALRDQASGQAISTTPSTMVPLAAFARFAERSTPASVNHQDAELATTVSFNLADGNNLGDAQAAIAQAEADIGMPANVRGSFQGTARSYQESQSQQPLLIAAALIVIYIVLGILYESLVHPVTVLSTLPSAGVGAVLALLLFRMEFSVIALIGVFLLIGIVKKNAILIIDFALDAERARGLSPLAAVREACLLRFRPILMTTLAAALGALPLAIGFGEGAELRRPLGVAIIGGLIASQLLTLLTTPVVYLLLDKLRRRGESERHLAHIEVERTPGSEPI; this comes from the coding sequence GTGAATCTGTCGTCCCCGTTCGTGCGCCGGCCGGTGGCCACGGTGCTGCTGACCATCGGCCTGGCGCTGGCCGGCATCGCGGCCTTTTTCGTGCTGCCGGTCTCGCCCTTGCCGCAGGTCGATTTCCCGGCGATCTCGGTCAGCGCGAACCTGCCCGGCGCCAGCCCGGAGACGATGGCGACCAGCGTCGCCACCCCGCTGGAGCGGCGGCTCGGCATCATCGCCGGCGTCAACGAAATGACTTCCTCCAGCGGCAACGGCTCGACCCGCATCAACCTGCAGTTCGACCTCAACCGCAAGATCGATGCCGCCGCGCGCGAGGTGCAGGCCGCGATCAACGCCGCGCGCGCCGACCTGCCGTCCACGCTGCGCAGCAACCCGACCTACCGCAAGATCAATCCGTCGGACGCGCCGGTGCTGATCCTCGCACTGACCTCGCAGACGCGCTCGCCCGGCCAGGTCTACGAGGAAGTTGCGAACCTGGTGCAGCAGAAACTGGCCCAGGTGCAGGGCGTGGGCGACGTGGAGCTGGGCGGCGGTTCGCTGCCGGCGGTGCGGGTGGAACTGCTGCCGTTCGCGCTCAGCCGCAACGGCATCAGCATGGAAGACGTGCGTGCCGCGATCCAGGCCGCCAGCGCGGACCGGCCCAAGGGCGCGGTCGAAGGAGAGGGGCGGCGCCTGCAGATCTATACCAGGGCGGTCGCCGGTCGCGGCCGGCCCACCGCCGCCGACTATCGCGGGCTGGTGGTGGCCTGGCGCAATGGCGCTGCAGTGCGCCTGCAAGATGTCGCCCAGGTGATTGACAGCGTCGAGGATACGCACACGCTCGGCCTGTTCAACGGCCAGCCCGCCGTGATCGTGCTGATCACCCGCCAGCCGGGGGCGAACGTGATCGAGACCGTGGACCGGGTGCGTGCGCTGCTGCCGGAATTGCAGGCGCAGCTGCCCTCCGACGTGCGGCTGCAGGTGGCGTCGGACCGCACCAATTCGATCCGCGCCTCGCTGAAGGAAATCGAGGTCACGCTGCTGATCGCACTGGCGCTGGTTGTGCTGGTGGTGAGCGCCTTCCTGCGCAGCGCGCGCGCCACTGTCATTCCTGCGGTGGCGACCGTGGTGTCGCTGCTCGGCACCTTCGGCGTGATGTATTTGCTGGGCTTCAGCCTGAACAACCTGAGCCTGATGGCGCTGACGGTCGCGACCGGCTTCGTGGTGGACGACGCGATCGTGGTGCTCGAGAACACCAGCCGTCATATCGAGGCCGGCATGGACCGCTTTCGCGCGGCGCTCCTGGGCGCGCGCGAGGTCGGCTTCACCGTGCTGTCGATCAGCCTGTCGCTGGTGGCGGTGTTCATCCCGCTCTTGTTCATGGGCGGGCAGGTCGGTCGGCTGTTCCGCGAATTCGCGGTGACGCTGTCGGCGGCTGTGCTGATCTCGATGCTGATTTCGCTGACCACCACGCCGATGATGTGCGCCTGGCTGCTCAAGCCCGGTGCCGACGAACGCGGACCGGGCGGGGGCCGGATATCGCGCTTTTTCGAGCGCGGCTTCGCCTGGATGCACCGCACCTACGAGCGCAGCCTGGACTGGGCGCTGCATCATCATTGGCTGATCCTGCTGATCCTGGTCGCGGTGATCGGGCTCAACGTCTACCTGTTCATCGCCGCGCCCAAGGGCTTCTTCCCGCAGCAGGATACCGGCCAGTTGAACGGCGGCCTGCGCGCCGACCAGAGCATTTCTTTCCAGGCGATGCAGGGCAAGCTGCGCCAGCTGGTCAATGTCATCCACCGCGACCTGGCGGTCGACACCGTGGTCGGCTTTACCGGCGGCGCGCGCGCCGGCGGCGGCTTCGTGTTCGTCAACTTGAAGCCGGTATCGGAGCGCAAGGACAGCGGGCAGGCGGTGATCGCGCGACTGCGCCCGCAGCTGGCGCGCGTGACCGGCGTCAGCCTGTTCCTCAACCCGGTGCAGGACGTGCGCATGGGCGGGCGCCAGACCACCGCGACCTACCAGTACACGCTCAAGAGCGACAACAGCGCCGACCTGCGGCGCTGGGCGTCCCGTCTTGCCGACGCCATGAAGCGCCAGCCGGCGCTGACCGACGTCGATACGGACCAGCAGGACAATGGCGTCGAAACCTTCGTCGACGTCGACCGGGAAAGCGCCGCTCGGCTCGGCATCGGCATGCGCGACATCGACAATGCGCTCTACAACGGCTTCGGCCAGCGCCAGGTGGCGACCATCTACGACGAGCTGAACCAGTACCACGTGATCATGGAAGTCGCGCCGGAATATACGCGCAGCCCGCAGGCGCTGGCGGACATCTACGTGCCGGCCAGCGGGAGCGGCACTGCGGCGGCCGCTGCCACGACTGGCGCCGTATCGAATAGCACCGGCAACGCGAACGGCACTGCCGCCGGTACTGCGGCATCGACCGCATCCACTGCCGGTGGCACATCCCAGGTCATCAACCCGGCGCTGCGCGACCAGGCCAGCGGCCAGGCCATCAGCACCACGCCATCCACCATGGTGCCGCTGGCCGCGTTCGCTCGCTTCGCCGAGCGCTCCACGCCAGCTTCGGTCAACCACCAGGACGCCGAGTTGGCAACCACCGTTTCCTTCAATCTCGCAGACGGCAACAACCTCGGCGATGCGCAGGCGGCGATCGCGCAGGCCGAGGCCGACATCGGCATGCCGGCCAACGTGCGCGGCAGCTTCCAGGGCACCGCCCGCAGCTACCAGGAATCGCAGTCGCAGCAGCCGCTGCTGATCGCGGCGGCACTGATCGTGATCTACATCGTGCTCGGCATTCTCTATGAGAGCCTGGTGCATCCGGTCACGGTGCTGTCGACGCTGCCGTCAGCCGGCGTGGGCGCGGTGCTGGCGCTGCTGCTGTTCAGGATGGAGTTTTCCGTCATCGCGCTGATCGGCGTGTTCCTGCTGATCGGCATCGTGAAGAAGAATGCGATCCTGATCATCGACTTCGCGCTCGACGCCGAGCGCGCGCGCGGCCTGTCGCCGCTGGCGGCGGTGCGCGAAGCCTGCCTGCTGCGCTTCCGCCCGATCCTGATGACGACGCTGGCCGCCGCCCTGGGCGCGTTGCCGCTGGCGATCGGCTTCGGCGAGGGCGCCGAGTTGCGCCGTCCGCTCGGCGTGGCGATCATCGGCGGGCTGATCGCTTCCCAGCTGCTGACGCTGCTGACCACCCCCGTCGTCTACCTGCTGCTCGACAAGCTGCGGCGACGCGGCGAATCGGAACGACACCTGGCACATATCGAGGTCGAACGCACGCCGGGTTCGGAACCCATCTGA